DNA from Evansella sp. LMS18:
CACTGGTCTTCACAAACGAAATAACACAGCCATAAGTGAAGTTAATTCCAGATTTTCCTCATTAATAGAAAACTTATCTTATAATGTTATTTTGTTGTTCCATTTGCGCTTCAGACGGACGCATTCTGAGGGCACGGCTTCAACTGATTTTTGCCGGCTGAAGCCGTCAATAACGGATTTTCAGCTTCTCATGCTTTTCCCGCCAGTGTCGCCGTCTTACGCTGCAATCGAAAAGTAATGTCCATGCCTATATATGAAATTCATTATGCAAGGAAAATAAATCTCTGCCGTCCGTTTTATTTGCGCACCGTAGATGGTAAAATCACTTAAAAGGCAGTTTAATAATATACTATATTAAACAAAAACCGGTGAGGGGGAAAGTAGTATGAAATGGGCCAGCCGTCTGCTTAAAAATATATTTCTTCTCGGCTCATTGCTGACCGCTTCCTTATTTGTACTGATTGCCATTTCAGTCTATTTATGGCAGACAACTGATGAAGGAAGGCTGCCTGCAAAAACTGCAGTCGTGCTTCATGCTATTAATAATAACCTCGTTAATCTGGATATAAATATCCGTGTCCCGCAAATTGTTTCAGGAGGGAGCGGCGGAGGGGGAAATCCCCTCCTCAGGGAGGACCTTTATATTCCTGTGCAGGATGATGTCCAGATACCTGTAAGAGTGTACAGGCCTCAGGGGGAGGGACCTTTTCCGATCGTCATGTATTACCATGGTGGAGCTTTCATGCAAGGCTTTGGTGATATAGATTCCCATGACAATATTGTACGTTCATTAGCTGCCAGGACACAGAGTGTCGTTGTTGCGGTTGGATACAGAGTGGCGCCGGAACATGTTTTTCCTGCTGCAGTGGAGGACAGCTATGCCGCGATTAACTGGGCCGTGGAAAATGCTGAAACCTTTAACGGGAATGCTGACAGGTTAAGTGTGGCTGGTGACAGCGCAGGTGGAAACCTGGCAACGGTGATGACACTCATGGCGAGAGACAGGAATGGTCCTGAGATTACTTCCCAGGTTCTCCTTTACCCGTTAACAACCTTCCAGGACGTTCCTCTGGAATCCCGGGATATATACGACAGCGGCTATTATTTGTTATCCAGATCGGTGATGTACCGGGCTAGAGACTTATACACCCCGGAAGAGACGATGTGGGGAAGTCCGTATACATCCCCTCTGCAGGCTGAAGATTTGAGTGGCCTTCCCCCTGCGCTGGTGATAACCGCGGAATTCGACCCGTTAAGGGATGAAGGGGAAGCTTATGCTGAGAGGCTGGCTCAATCAGGAGTGCCAGTGAGGGCCACCAGATACAGAGGAGTAATGCATGGATTTGTTTCCTTCTATGAAGTGATGCAGAGCGGCCAGTATGGTCTCCAGGAAGCAGCGAGCTTCCTTCGCCACGCCCATGATGATTCGCTGCAGGTAACAGACCCGTTTCAGCTGCAGGTGAGACAGCCGCCGCAGGGCTTCGACAGGGTCAGGGACCAGACGGAAGCATTTGCGATAGCTGCATACCTTCTTGGAAGAACAGGAGCTAATTTTATAAATCAGTAAAAGGCACAGAGCGGGACTTCCCGCTTTTTGTCTGTCTGGAAACAGCGGCTGGCAGGAGGAGCCAAAGCCTGGCAGCATCCCGGCTGAAGGAAGCACCCTCTGCAGAAGGAGAGAAATCAATGGATGAAAAAACACCTTTATTTGTAAAAATCATTGCAATGCTTCAGATACTGTTAGTAGCCGTTTATTTTATATATTATATGTATATCGGTATACAGTGGGGATTTACGGAGAGGATACTTCTTGATCTTATATCAGATAGTGTCTATCTGCTTCTTATTGTATCTTCTGTTGGTTTACTGATGAAGAAAACCTGGAGCTGGTGGTTAACAATAATCCTTCACAGTAAACTCTTCCTTGCTAACGCGATTGCTATGGCAGTAGTTATTTTAAACATAATGGCAGGAACAATAGCAGAAACACTGCAGCTGAATCTATTTATTGCTGATATTATACTTCTGGTCCTGTTCCTGGCTATGATCAGCCTTTTTTCCAGCCGTTATGTACGCAGATTGTTCAATGTAGAATACTCAGGCACAAAACTTTTGTTTTTGGTTGCAATAAGTGCAATAATTCTTTATATGATTTATTTTATAATTATGATTTTAAGCATAGACTGGTTTTTGTAAACAGACAGAAAAGGCAGGTATATTATGGAACACTTAATAAATTCTAAAGTCAGAAATATAGAAATATCCGGTATAAGGCAGTTTTTTAACAGGGTCGCCCAGGTTCCCGACGCGGTACAGCTCACCTTGGGGCAGCCCGACTTCCATACCCCTGACCATATCAAAGAGGCCGCCAAACAGGCTATTGATGAAAACAGAACCGGCTATACAAAGAATGCCGGTGAAGAGGAGCTTCTTAAAGCAGCTGCCCATTTTATGGAATCAAAATACAGCCTCTCCTACGACTGGGACAGTGAAATTATCACCACAGCAGGGGCTTCCCAGGCGATTGATATTGCTATGCGGACAATTCTGGAAGAAGGTTCCGAAGTAATTATTCCTGCACCTGTTTATCCCGCTTATGCTCCCATTGTTTCTTTATGCGGAGGAAACCCCGTATTTGTCGATACGTCAGAATCTGGATTTGTGATAACAAGCGAGCAAATAGAAGCTAATCTGACAGCGAATACGAAAGCGGTCATCCTGCCCTACCCTTCAAACCCGACAGGTGCAGTCCTTACATACAGCCAGGCTGAAACGCTGGCATCCTTTTTAGCTGATAAAGAGCTGTTCGTCATTTCCGACGAAATTTATTCGGAGCTTAACTACGGTCAGGAGCATATTTCTATCGCTTCTTTCCCACATATGAAAGAAAAGACTATCGTTATTAATGGGGTTTCCAAATCACATTCCATGACAGGGTGGAGGATTGGTTTTGCCCTTGCTCCTGCCTATGTCGTTAAACATATGTTAAAAGTGCACCAGTATAATATAACTTGTGCCTCTTCTGTGTCTCAGCGTGCCGCACTGGAAGCCCTTAAAAATGGCGCGGAAGACCCGGTGTATATGAAACAGGAATACATGAAGCGAAGAGACTTTGTAATCAGCAGGCTTAAAGATATGGGAATGAAAGTGAATGAACCTTCCGGAGCTTTTTACGTTTTCCCGTCGGTCAGTGAATCAGGGCTTGGTTCTTTTGAATTTGCTGTGAGGCTGCTTGAGGAAGAAAAACTTGCTGTTGTGCCGGGAAATGCTTTTTCTTCTTACGGCGAAGGTTATATCAGATTGTCTTATGCCTACAGAATGGAGGAGCTTGAAGAGGCACTGAACAGGCTGGAACGATTCTGGAACAAAGTACAGGAAGGTGAGTGAAATGTGCGGACGTTTTACCCTGTATGCAGACCCTGACTTTCTCGCTGGCTATTTCAATCTGGAAAACAAAGAAGACTTACAGATGGAAGCCAGCTATAATATAGCACCTGGCCAGTTTGTTTTCGCTGTGGTTAGAGGGAAAATAAGCTACAGAGGCGGTTTGATAAAGTGGGGGCTCATTCCATCGTGGAGTGCTGCTCCTTCTTCACGTTATAAAATGATTAATGCACGGTCAGAAACCGTTCATGAAAAACCCGCTTTCAAACATCTCATAGAAAAAAGGCGGTGTGTGATCCCAGCGGATGGATTTTATGAATGGAAGCAGGAGGAGGGGGAAAAGCAGCCGTATTATATCAAGATGGCGAATGATACCCCTGTTCTGTTTGCCGGGCTGTGGGACCGGTGGAAAAGCGATGATGGGGAGTCCCTCACCACCTGTACCATACTCACTACAAGGCCAAATGAATTAATGGTTTCTCTCCATGACAGGATGCCGGTTATTCTTCAGGAAGACAAGTGGCAGGATTGGGTCGCTGGCAGAGAGGCAAGCCACTTTTTCGACCCTTTTCCCTCGGAACTGATGACAGCGTATCCTGTGGCAGCAGAGGTGAATAATCCGCGAAATGATTCCCCGTCCTGTATTCAGGCCATGTAAGCAGGAATGAATCTCAAAATCAAGGGTCGCCAAAACAAGAGTATTTATTTGCTGTTCAGCATGTAAATTTCACGATTGCCGGCAAAAAAACAGGGAATATGAATATTTGAATAGAAAATTTTAAAAAATTGATGAATTTCTTTTGAGTAAAAATTCCTATAGTGATAAAATATCTATGGAAGCGTTTAAACTGTTTACATAGTGATTAATAAGAAAAAACTATTTCGTGTTCAAAAGAGAACAATGGAGGGTTACGGGCAATGAGTAACAGTGGAATTCGTTTTGACCAGGGGTGGAGCCAGTTTTACGGACCAAACCTGGGTTATATGCTGGAGTTATACGAGGATTACAGGGAAAATCCTGAATCAGTCAGTGAAGAGCTGAGTATCTTTTTCGAAAAATGGGGAGCTCCTTCCTTATCAGAAGACAAAACAGGAGAGACATCATCTTCTCCTGCTTCGGGATATTCTGAAGATAGTATTTTCAGTGCCGCTAATGCTATTAAACTTGCGGAAGCTATCCGCAGAAATGGTCATCTGTTAGCGGATATATCTCCTCTTGAAGAAGACAGAGGCGACGAATCGTTCGAATATGAAGACTATGATCTCACCGAAGATGCGTTGAGAAGACTGCCTGCAAAACTTCTCGCCCCTCACGCACCTGCGCATGTGAAAGATGGTTTGGATGCGATCAAGCATCTGAGAAAAGTTTATACAAGTACAATGGCATTTGAATTCAATCAGGTGCACGATATAGAGGAACGCTACTGGCTGCTGAAAATGGTGGAATCGGGAGAGTACAAGCCTGACTTTACTCCGGAGACAAAAATAGAGGTCCTTGAGCGTCTGAACAAGGTGGAAGGCTTTGAGCATTTTCTGCACAAAACATTTGTCGGACAGAAGCGCTT
Protein-coding regions in this window:
- a CDS encoding alpha/beta hydrolase; this translates as MKWASRLLKNIFLLGSLLTASLFVLIAISVYLWQTTDEGRLPAKTAVVLHAINNNLVNLDINIRVPQIVSGGSGGGGNPLLREDLYIPVQDDVQIPVRVYRPQGEGPFPIVMYYHGGAFMQGFGDIDSHDNIVRSLAARTQSVVVAVGYRVAPEHVFPAAVEDSYAAINWAVENAETFNGNADRLSVAGDSAGGNLATVMTLMARDRNGPEITSQVLLYPLTTFQDVPLESRDIYDSGYYLLSRSVMYRARDLYTPEETMWGSPYTSPLQAEDLSGLPPALVITAEFDPLRDEGEAYAERLAQSGVPVRATRYRGVMHGFVSFYEVMQSGQYGLQEAASFLRHAHDDSLQVTDPFQLQVRQPPQGFDRVRDQTEAFAIAAYLLGRTGANFINQ
- a CDS encoding aminotransferase A, with the translated sequence MEHLINSKVRNIEISGIRQFFNRVAQVPDAVQLTLGQPDFHTPDHIKEAAKQAIDENRTGYTKNAGEEELLKAAAHFMESKYSLSYDWDSEIITTAGASQAIDIAMRTILEEGSEVIIPAPVYPAYAPIVSLCGGNPVFVDTSESGFVITSEQIEANLTANTKAVILPYPSNPTGAVLTYSQAETLASFLADKELFVISDEIYSELNYGQEHISIASFPHMKEKTIVINGVSKSHSMTGWRIGFALAPAYVVKHMLKVHQYNITCASSVSQRAALEALKNGAEDPVYMKQEYMKRRDFVISRLKDMGMKVNEPSGAFYVFPSVSESGLGSFEFAVRLLEEEKLAVVPGNAFSSYGEGYIRLSYAYRMEELEEALNRLERFWNKVQEGE
- a CDS encoding SOS response-associated peptidase, with amino-acid sequence MCGRFTLYADPDFLAGYFNLENKEDLQMEASYNIAPGQFVFAVVRGKISYRGGLIKWGLIPSWSAAPSSRYKMINARSETVHEKPAFKHLIEKRRCVIPADGFYEWKQEEGEKQPYYIKMANDTPVLFAGLWDRWKSDDGESLTTCTILTTRPNELMVSLHDRMPVILQEDKWQDWVAGREASHFFDPFPSELMTAYPVAAEVNNPRNDSPSCIQAM